A region of Plutella xylostella chromosome 29, ilPluXylo3.1, whole genome shotgun sequence DNA encodes the following proteins:
- the LOC105395452 gene encoding prolactin-releasing peptide receptor — protein MPTETTNGYLYAYNATEFSNSSSYHNITSPPDPIEDKAIQAAFCTAYTIIFVVGIFGNALVCYAVIRNRAMQTVTNLFITNLALSDILLCVFAVPFTPLYTFLGRWVFGGPLCHIMPYAQGCSVYISTLTLTSIAIDRFFVIIYPFKPRMQLKTCIGLIIFIWVFALSVTFPYGYYMALEDVYCAEKWPSDHIRKAFGAITTIMQFVLPFIVMAFCYTCVSIKLNDRLKSRPGSKNTRKEDAERERKRRTNRMLIAMVAIFGLSWLPLNLINISSDFYSFAEDWRYYMVLFFAAHFIAMSSTCYNPFLYAWLNENFRKEFKQILPCLGALVTKKSKRKFNQSERTDMFRSEKTCNGNEQTVQESLLTSAVHKPSVNYRLDLNEVYNESNVKVCENEENNISPDEKPEENRSPSDDGVNLYMFADKSMTSSDKEPIVSAL, from the coding sequence ATGCCGACGGAAACTACAAATGGATACCTCTACGCTTACAATGCAACAGAATTTAGCAACAGCAGCTCTTATCACAACATCACCTCGCCTCCTGATCCGATCGAAGATAAGGCGATCCAGGCGGCATTCTGCACCGCTTATACGATTATATTTGTCGTAGGAATCTTCGGTAACGCCCTGGTCTGCTACGCCGTCATTCGCAACCGAGCCATGCAAACCGTCACTAATCTCTTCATCACGAACTTAGCACTCTCCGATATATTACTCTGCGTGTTTGCGGTTCCATTTACTCCTCTCTACACCTTCCTAGGCCGGTGGGTATTCGGCGGACCGCTGTGCCATATCATGCCTTACGCACAAGGCTGTAGCGTCTACATTTCTACTCTCACTCTAACGTCCATTGCCATCGACAGATTCTTCGTCATAATCTATCCATTCAAGCCGCGAATGCAGTTGAAAACTTGTATCggtcttataatttttatatggGTGTTTGCACTATCAGTAACATTCCCTTACGGCTACTATATGGCCCTTGAAGACGTTTACTGCGCGGAGAAATGGCCGTCCGACCATATAAGAAAGGCATTCGGTGCCATCACCACTATAATGCAGTTCGTTTTACCCTTCATAGTTATGGCTTTCTGTTATACGTGCGTTAGTATAAAACTTAACGATAGATTAAAATCTAGGCCAGGTAGTAAAAATACGAGAAAAGAAGATgcggagagagagagaaaaaGACGCACAAATAGGATGCTAATAGCGATGGTGGCGATATTCGGCTTGTCGTGGCTGCCGCTGAACCTCATCAACATCAGCAGTGACTTCTACTCCTTCGCCGAGGATTGGCGCTACTACATGGTGCTGTTCTTCGCCGCTCACTTCATCGCCATGTCGTCCACGTGCTACAACCCCTTCCTCTACGCCTGGCTCAACGAGAACTTCAGGAAAGAATTCAAACAAATCCTCCCCTGCCTGGGGGCTCTCGTCACGAAAAAGTCGAAGAGAAAATTTAATCAGAGTGAAAGGACTGATATGTTTCGATCTGAAAAGACTTGCAACGGCAACGAACAAACAGTGCAGGAATCGTTGCTGACCTCGGCGGTGCACAAGCCGTCAGTGAATTACAGATTAGATCTTAATGAAGTGTATAATGAGAGTAATGTGAAAGTGTGTGAGAATGAGGAGAATAATATAAGTCCAGATGAGAAGCCCGAGGAGAACCGCAGCCCGAGCGACGACGGCGTCAACCTGTACATGTTCGCGGACAAGTCGATGACCTCGTCCGACAAGGAGCCCATCGTGTCCGCGCTCTAG